The following nucleotide sequence is from Zea mays cultivar B73 chromosome 1, Zm-B73-REFERENCE-NAM-5.0, whole genome shotgun sequence.
AAAACTATTTTTAAGACATCAATATTGCATCACCATATCTATAATCGAAATGCTTTGGATATGGTACTGTTGTTTTTTCTTGTTACCAAACGATAACATACGGTAAGAAATTATGGTCAGAATGTATTCTTATGCGTTTAAAATACGGTTAGTAATGTCCAGTCTGCAAGACCCACTACGAGTTAAATTATGGTCAGAATTTATTTTTTTCGTGCTTTGGATATGCTACTAGATTGATTGTCAGATGAGAACCGGTGAATCCAAATATGCCGAAATTGAAGTCGATGGGAAAAAAAGTAGTCCACAATACTTTTCCCACTCCCAGGGACAAAACGGGAAGTTATCATTTGTGAAACACACactacctctctctctcccccttctCTTCCTCTCCGTTTATATTCCTCTCCACGGCCTCTCCGGCTCTCGCTCGCTCTCCCGCGACGACCAAAACCCCGACACCGAACCGCGCCAGCACGCCACGCGCCCCGCGGCCACCGCAAATTCCGCCGCCTCCCGCAGCGATGGCGAGAACCATTCAGCCCCGAGCCCCGCTCTCCTGATCTCGCTCGTAGCCAACAATTCCTCCGCCGACGCCGAGGCCGAGCAGGCGCCAGCATTTCGTGCGCTCGAAAGGAGCCCCGCCGTTCGTGCCCCGAGGACCAATGGCGGCGGCGTGGGCCCGCGCGAAGCGCGCACTCGCCACCGGCCTCTGCGTCGGCGTGCCCGCGCGCCAGCTGGCCATCGAGGACGCGCCGCCGGTGGTGGAGGCGCCGTCTTCGGTGGCCGAGGACAAGCTGGAGTCCGCCCCCGTGTCCGTGCGTCGGCTGACGAGCTTTGGGAGCCGGAGCTCGCAGCAGGTGGGGATTCACCATTcatcttcctctctctctcttttttctctttttcttcccTGTTCTTCTCGATTCATGTGGCGTGCCggattgtgtgtgtgtgtgtgtgtgtggagaACTGGAGATGCGGAAGAAATGTCTGCTTTGCCGTTGGACTGCGTCCGGATTTTGGGAAATATCGCCGTGTAAAATTCCAATCAACAAAGATGGCGGTTTTGGTTTGGTGCTCGTCAAACATCCCCGTTGACTACTACTATTAACTTTGGAGGTTGATCAAAATGGCACACGCTAGCATGCTCCCTCGTTTTCGTTTAGATTCGTTAGCTGTAGGCGTTCCCACGGTTTTCCTGAAGAGCTAGCACTAGCAGGCGGGAATTTGGAAGGGGAGAAGAAACAAAAAAAACTTAGCCCCCGTTTGGTTCGAGAATCGAGAGACTAAAGATTAATTTCTTTATTTTAGTCTCATTTAATCCCTAAATTATTAAACGATAAGATTAAAACAGGGAATAAACTGATTTAGTGAGTCATTTAATAGATTCTGAGTACTTTTAGTCTAGAGACTAAAAGGAACCAAACGGTCCCTTACTAAATAGAAGAAATTCGAATTGCCGGGTGGGTTACTCACTAGAAATCAGATATATAGCCGCTCGTCTTACCATGCTACATGTTTCATGCAAGTTTGTTAGACTCTGATTCTCTGAAGAAAGCTGCATGAGTGCATGCAAAGTCTTGTGGTACAATTTCTAAAACCATAAGCTAACATGTTTCGGTTGATTCACGTGCCATGTGGCTGTAAAGGGTTTCCCCTAGTTTCTTCCCCCTCGTAGAAACCGTTTTCTGGCTCATACTGTTTTACTGAAAAGGAATGTGGTCTGCTTGCTTGGTTGGTTGGTGCAGGGCATCTTATTTGACCCTCAACTGCTAGGAAAAGTAAAACTTGCAACTAGAGGATATTCCGATATGTACTCGTGGGGCAAACAGGTCTCCATCCTGGTGGTTGGAGCTCTTCAGTAGCATCCCAGCAGGTCTCGCTGGTTTCATTGACCTGTAGAGAATAGTTTGCTTCTGATCCTTAATATATGAAATAGGGAAAtggatttttatattgtcacatgtACTTATAACAGATAATAATCAGTAGGGGTTTGCATCTCCtattcttttttttaaaaaatatattTTTATGCCAATCTAGTTTTCTTTATTTGGAACGATGAACAGCTAGCCTGCCTGTTCAAGAAAAAAAAAGGATTATCAACCATGATAAGCATTAGCCAGCTATTGTTGAGCATACTTCACTTGTAGGGCATGTTTTACTAGCAAGCAGGTCTCCATGATCCTTAATATATGAAACAGGGAATTTTTTTTTATATTGTTACATGCACTTATTGTTAATAATAATCAGTAGGGGTTTGCATCTCCTGTTCttttaaaaaaatatttttaTGCCAATCTAGTTTTATTTATTTGGAAAGATGAACAGCTAGCATGCCTGTTCAAGAAAAAAAGATTATCAACCATGTTAACCATTAGCCAGCTATTGTTGAGCATACTTCACTTGTAGGGCATGTTTTACTAGCAATCAGGCCTCCCTGTGGTGGCATCAGGATGTGCAACTTGTGGTTCTCAAACTTGTGTTTCACAACCTTTTTAACTTGGACGTATAAAATCCATTTTCAGGTCGTCTTTGCAGTTCCCACGGAATTTTCTAAAAATCTGCATTGCTTGCATTTTGCGTGTGCTTTAGTGTCGTTGTGAATTCCTGAAAGGCTGAAAGTACCCTTTTTATGTTTAAGTGCTGTGATGTGGTTAGATATGAAGGAAATACTTCACAAGTCAGAGCAGAGTGTATGTTTTTTTGTTGTTGCTAATCGTTAAGTTTGCAAGTTCTGCTAGTAGACATGTGACCTTTCTTCAACTTTCTTGATTTCAGAAGACATGTGCCATTTGCCTTGGTGGCATGAGATCAGGGCAGGGTCATGCCTTGTTCACTGCTGAATGCTCCCACAAGTTCCATTTTCATTGCATTTCTTCAAATATCAAGCATGGCAACCTCATCTGCCCGATATGCCGTGCTAAGTGGAAAGAACTCCCAGGCGCTCAACCTGCAGATGCCAGTTATGGACGAGCTAGAGTTAACCCATTAAATTGGCCCCAGGATGAAGGGCACATGGCTGTTGTCCGCAGGCTTTCCCATACATACAGCGGAAACCTGCAGGAGCACCTTCCTTTCTTCCGTACTCTGGAGGCAGGCGTTTTCAATGATGATGAGCACATAGATCTTCAGTCTGATAATATCAGTGAACATAATGCAGTCGCTGGTTCAGTTAAAATCAAGGCATATTCAGAAGTTCCAGCTATTGAACAATCAACGACCAAGGAGATCTTTGCTATCTTGATCCATCTCAGGGCTCCAAAATCTTCACACTCAGCGAGCTCCCGTGCACCTCTTGACCTCGTCACCGTGCTTGATGTCAGTGGTAGCATGGCAGGGACCAAAATTGCACTTCTGAAGAATGCCATGAGCTTTGTCATCCAAACCCTTGGACCCAACGACCGCCTGTCTGTCGTTGCTTTCTCATCTACAGCACGCAGACTCTTCCCTCTTCGGCGAATGACATTATCTGGCAGGCAGCAAGCATTGCAAGCTGTCAGTTCCCTTGTTGCAAGTGGTGGCACAAACATTGCTGATGGGCTAAAGAAGGCTGCTAAAGTGATTGAGGACCGTCGGTTGAAGAATTCTGTTTGCAGTATCATTCTTCTCTCTGACGGTCAAGACACATATACACTCCCTTCTGACaggaatctgcaagattacagtgcCGTTGTCCCACCTTCAATCCTTCCTGGAACATGCCAGCATGTACAGATCCACACCTTTGGTTTCGGCTCAGATCATGATTCTGCTGCCATGCATGCTATTGCTGAGATCTCCAGTGGCACATTTTCATTCATCGATGCTGAAGGCTCAATCCAAGATGGATTTGCCCAGTGTATTGGTGGCCTTCTTAGTGTTGTGGTTAAGGAGGTGAGGTTGGGCATTGAGTGTGTCGACAATGGTGTGCTACTGACTTCCATCAAGTCTGGCGGGTATACAAGTCAAGTTGCTGAAGATGGACGCGGCGGTTCAGTTGATATCGGTGATCTGTATGCAGATGAAGAGAGGGGGTTTCTGGTCACTCTACATGTCCCAGCTGCACAGGGACAGACTGTGCTGATCAAACCAAGCTGCATGTATCATGACGCTATCACTACGGAgaacatcgaagtacatggtgagGAAGTAAGGATTCAGCGCCCTGAACATCGCGTGGACTGCAAAATGTCTCCTGAGGTTGAGCGTGAGTGGCACCGTGTTCAGGCCACAGAGGACATGTCTGCCGCACGGGCTGCAGCGGAGGTAGGTGCTTTCTCTCAGGCCGTGGCAATCCTGGAAGCCCGTAGGAGGATACTGGAAGCACAAGCAGCACAATCTTCAGACGACCAGTTCCTGGCATTGATGGCGGAGCTGAGGGAGATGCAGCAGAGAGTGGAGAACCGGCGGAGGTACGAGGAGTCAGGCAGAGCTTTCATGCTGGCAGGCCTGAGCTCACACTCATGGCAGAGAGCAACTGCACGAGGGGACTCAACAGAGATCACTACCACTATTCATACCTACCAGACGCCATCCATGGTTGACATGCTGCAGCGCTCTCAGATCCTCGTGCCACCCATTGCTGACATGCTGAACAGCTCCCCAACTGTGGCGCCTCCAAATAGATTCAGCCGGCCATCCAGGTCCAGGACAATAAAATCCTTCTCTGAGCAACTCCTGTGATGCATCCTGATCATGACACATGTCTAGCTATAATTGTCAAAATATTAGGTGAATGTAAGCTGTCCATTTTTTTAGTTTGTTCCTGCAGCTGGTACTTCCATTTTCTTCAGTATTCTATATAGCAGACATGGGGCTAGAAGTCCTGGGGTATAAATTGGTTTGGTGTACATGGTTGGTATTTGGAAAGGATTTGTTCTGTACATAAACTTGCCCCTTGAATTGCAGTCAATAATTTGGGGTGAAATCATTTACCCGTTTGTATATAGATAttggagcacaaaattaggaattgGAATCAGTTTTCCAGAGTTCTATTGTTTGGTTGCATATGGAATTAAGATTTGGAATCAGAGACTCAATTCCCTAGAATTGGACGATAACTAGAAACTCCCTCTCCCAATATAGAGCATCACTCCAATATAGAGCATCACTCCTCTATATTGAGTAGAATTGAACCACACATTTCAAGCTCCAATTCAGTGATATCCAAACAATAGAATTAGAATTACATGTCGATCCGTGTAGACAGTGGGATGAGTCGGTTGAGGCGGAAAACCATGTAGACAGTGGGATCAACAAGTCCATTGATCATATTGAACACGCAAAACCCAAGATTCATGCAAAGGGGGGTTCGCCGTGGCGCGGTCCATTGCCAAAACCAAGAGTGTCTAAGATGACTTTCGCGGCGGCGTTGGACAAAGCGATCCATGTCGATCCGTGTTCTCGTGAAAGAAGCAAGTCTGCATCGCGGTTTCTCGAGCGAGTTCATCCATTTAGCGCGTTCACCGGCGGAGTTGTCAGAGATACGACACAGTCTCTTTCAAATTTCGAAAATCAGAAGGTTCGAAGCTGTAAGAACGTTGGGCCGTTTTCGCCTTTTCTGAGGCGTGATTACTGGAGAAGCGCGTTCACTGGCGATTGTGTTGGAGATACGAAGGAGGCTCTCTCAAAATTCGAAAACCAAAAGGTTGGGCACTATAAGAATATTGGGCCGAAACCAGGGGCACAAAGCCTCAAACTAGGCATGGAATGGGATGAGAAGTACCCTTTATCCACATTGGTAGCCCTTAGTAGAGATGTCTCGGATCATACTCCTCTTCTTTTGCACATGGGTGAAACGAGAAAGGGTAATCAGAATAGTCCTTTCAAATTGGAGTTAGGATGGTTGTTGCGGGATGGTTTTTATGATATGGTGAAGGTGATCTGGACAAATAAGAATGGGGGCAGTTCGCCAATGGAGAAATGGTGGGCAAAGATAAGACATGTTAGTCAGCACCTTAGGGGTTGGAGAGAAGAAGATGAGTGGAAAatacaaaaaggaaaagaaggtaatccttGATAAACTTAATGACTTGGATAAAAAATCTGAACGGGAGTGTTTAATAGCCCAGAAATTAGACTTGAAACGAGCTATGCAGAATAGGCTTGCTCATATGTCCAGGGAAGAGGAGATTTAATGGTACCAGAGGGCTAAATCAAAGAATCTGTTGGAAGGAGATGCAAATACCAAATATTTCCAATTGATTGCCAATGGAAAACATAGGAAATCAAGGATCTTTAAGTTGATAGATGGAAATAATGTTATTGAAGGGGATGAGGCCCTAAAAAAACCCCAATGGAAAACATAGGAAATCAAGGATCTTTAAGTTGATAGATGGAAATAATGTTATTGAAGAGGATGAGGCCCTAAAAAAGCACAACACTTCATACTATAAGAGTCTGTTTGGGCCATCTAATGTAACTAATGTTACTCTGGATGAGTCTATTACACACGATATCCCTCAAGTATCACAAGAGGAAAATGTTGCTCTCATCACCTGCTTTAATGAAGAAGAAGTAAGGCATGCTATTTTTCTGATGGAACATAATAAGTTTCTGGGTCCGGATGGATTCCCCACGGAGTTCTATCAAGTCTTCTGGTCAGTCATTAAATATGATCTGATGTCTCTCTATGTTGAATTTCATAAATGGGATCTACCAATTTTCAGCCCAAATTTTGGTATAATAATCTTGTTGCCAAAATGTAAGGATGCGGATAACAATTCAGCAGTACAGACCTATTTGTTTACTGAATGTAAGGTTTAAAATTTACAAAAGTTCTTACGAATAGAATTACAGTGGTTGCCAACAAAATGATTAGTCCTACATAGACGACTTTTATTCCAGGAAGGAATATTATGGAAGGAGTAGTGGTTTTGCATGAGACAGTTCACGAGCTTCATGGAAAGAAGAAAAGTGGGGTTTTTCTTAAAATTGATTTTGAAAAAAACATATGACTAAGTAGGTTGGAATTTTGTCCAGCAGGTCCTTTGCATGAAGAGGTTTTCAGATAAGTGGTTCTCGTGGATAGGTATGATcacgacggggggggggggggcatgtTGGAATAAAAGTAAATGATCATGTTGGTCCTAACTTCCACACGAAAAAAGGTTTAAGACATGGAGATCCTCTCTCTCCTATCTTATTTAATATTGTAGTGGACATGCTAGCTATCTTAATTAAAAGAGcaaaagaggacaatcaagtagaTGTTCTTATTCCACATTTAGTTGATGGTGGTTTGTAGTACTTCAATATGCTGATTATACGCTAGTTTTCTTGGAACATAATTTAGAGAAAGCTCAAAATCTAAAGTTGTTGCTTCTTGCCTTTGAACAAGTGTCTAGGTTTAAGATCAACTATCACAAGAGCGAACTTTTCTGTTTTAACCAGGCTAAAGAAGTGGAGCACCAGTATGTTCAGCTCTTTGGGTGCAGGACATGGGATTATCCATTCAAATACTTAGGTATCCCCATGCATTTTAGAAAGTTAAATAATAATGATTGGAAAAATATCCGAGCTAAGGTCGAGAAGAAGCTTATTAGATGGAAAGGAAAAATGATGTGAGCAGGGCGAGACTAGTATTGATAAACTATGTTCTCACAAGTTTAGTAATTTTTATGATTGCATTCTTTGAAGTTCCGAGAGTACTTGAAAGAATGGATTATTTTCGCTCTAGATTCTTTTGGAAGGGTGACAACCATAAAAAGAAGTACAGACTAGCCAAATGGGATATCCTATGTCTACCCAAAGATCAAGGGGGTTAGGAATAAAGAACATTGATATACAAAATAAATGTTTTCTAAGCAAATGGTTATTTAAGCTTTTTAACGAGGAAGGTCTTTGGCAAACTTTACTCAGAAATAAGTACCTTAAAAGACATACTCTGACAAAAATTGT
It contains:
- the LOC103631700 gene encoding E3 ubiquitin-protein ligase WAV3 isoform X1, with protein sequence MAAAWARAKRALATGLCVGVPARQLAIEDAPPVVEAPSSVAEDKLESAPVSVRRLTSFGSRSSQQKTCAICLGGMRSGQGHALFTAECSHKFHFHCISSNIKHGNLICPICRAKWKELPGAQPADASYGRARVNPLNWPQDEGHMAVVRRLSHTYSGNLQEHLPFFRTLEAGVFNDDEHIDLQSDNISEHNAVAGSVKIKAYSEVPAIEQSTTKEIFAILIHLRAPKSSHSASSRAPLDLVTVLDVSGSMAGTKIALLKNAMSFVIQTLGPNDRLSVVAFSSTARRLFPLRRMTLSGRQQALQAVSSLVASGGTNIADGLKKAAKVIEDRRLKNSVCSIILLSDGQDTYTLPSDRNLQDYSAVVPPSILPGTCQHVQIHTFGFGSDHDSAAMHAIAEISSGTFSFIDAEGSIQDGFAQCIGGLLSVVVKEVRLGIECVDNGVLLTSIKSGGYTSQVAEDGRGGSVDIGDLYADEERGFLVTLHVPAAQGQTVLIKPSCMYHDAITTENIEVHGEEVRIQRPEHRVDCKMSPEVEREWHRVQATEDMSAARAAAEVGAFSQAVAILEARRRILEAQAAQSSDDQFLALMAELREMQQRVENRRRYEESGRAFMLAGLSSHSWQRATARGDSTEITTTIHTYQTPSMVDMLQRSQILVPPIADMLNSSPTVAPPNRFSRPSRSRTIKSFSEQLL
- the LOC103631700 gene encoding E3 ubiquitin-protein ligase WAV3 isoform X2, encoding MAAAWARAKRALATGLCVGVPARQLAIEDAPPVVEAPSSVAEDKLESAPVSVRRLTSFGSRSSQQTCAICLGGMRSGQGHALFTAECSHKFHFHCISSNIKHGNLICPICRAKWKELPGAQPADASYGRARVNPLNWPQDEGHMAVVRRLSHTYSGNLQEHLPFFRTLEAGVFNDDEHIDLQSDNISEHNAVAGSVKIKAYSEVPAIEQSTTKEIFAILIHLRAPKSSHSASSRAPLDLVTVLDVSGSMAGTKIALLKNAMSFVIQTLGPNDRLSVVAFSSTARRLFPLRRMTLSGRQQALQAVSSLVASGGTNIADGLKKAAKVIEDRRLKNSVCSIILLSDGQDTYTLPSDRNLQDYSAVVPPSILPGTCQHVQIHTFGFGSDHDSAAMHAIAEISSGTFSFIDAEGSIQDGFAQCIGGLLSVVVKEVRLGIECVDNGVLLTSIKSGGYTSQVAEDGRGGSVDIGDLYADEERGFLVTLHVPAAQGQTVLIKPSCMYHDAITTENIEVHGEEVRIQRPEHRVDCKMSPEVEREWHRVQATEDMSAARAAAEVGAFSQAVAILEARRRILEAQAAQSSDDQFLALMAELREMQQRVENRRRYEESGRAFMLAGLSSHSWQRATARGDSTEITTTIHTYQTPSMVDMLQRSQILVPPIADMLNSSPTVAPPNRFSRPSRSRTIKSFSEQLL